From one Nitrospirota bacterium genomic stretch:
- a CDS encoding nucleotidyltransferase domain-containing protein, translating to MNKEKTKNTAINDPVILEFKKTLVEKFSTDVTNVFLYGSRAHGDFEQESDYDVIVLVNKISKNLEDQICTMAWEFGFERG from the coding sequence TTGAATAAAGAAAAGACGAAAAATACGGCAATCAATGATCCGGTTATTCTTGAATTCAAGAAAACACTTGTTGAAAAGTTCTCAACAGATGTTACAAATGTCTTCCTGTATGGGTCAAGGGCGCATGGTGATTTTGAGCAGGAATCTGATTATGATGTGATTGTTCTCGTGAACAAAATCAGCAAAAATCTGGAAGACCAAATTTGTACAATGGCCTGGGAATTTGGATTTGAGAGGGGATGA
- a CDS encoding HEPN domain-containing protein gives MSFQKDLHYSDDWRRVARQDWHRRSVMLEDGDAEGAGFFLQQAIEKYLKAFLLEKGWKLKKIHTLHSLIDEASEFDNTLTRFRPLCERISGYYFSERYPSLGGAGLETKDVRQELSESRALIRVLFPGETLE, from the coding sequence ATGAGTTTTCAAAAAGATTTGCACTATTCAGATGATTGGCGCAGGGTTGCCCGACAAGATTGGCACAGGCGGTCCGTAATGCTGGAAGATGGCGATGCTGAAGGAGCAGGGTTTTTTCTTCAACAGGCCATCGAAAAATATCTTAAAGCTTTTTTACTGGAGAAGGGCTGGAAGTTAAAGAAAATTCATACTCTGCATAGTCTGATCGATGAAGCATCGGAATTTGACAACACCCTGACGCGCTTTCGTCCGTTATGTGAACGGATAAGTGGATATTACTTTTCTGAACGCTACCCCAGTTTAGGAGGCGCCGGATTGGAAACTAAAGATGTTCGTCAGGAGTTATCGGAATCCCGCGCTTTGATAAGGGTGTTATTTCCTGGCGAAACGTTGGAATAA
- a CDS encoding nucleotidyltransferase domain-containing protein, which yields MAISGSAFVDKSWLKGIADCLKKKYGAKRVILFGSFARNEDTEDSDIDLLIISPTTEKFYQRMASVLQIVRELSIGMPLAPIVLTPEELANRLERGDQFVQEIIATGIDL from the coding sequence ATGGCAATATCTGGTTCGGCATTTGTAGACAAAAGTTGGCTAAAGGGAATTGCCGATTGTTTAAAAAAAAAATATGGAGCCAAACGAGTCATTTTATTTGGTTCTTTTGCCCGCAATGAAGACACTGAAGACAGCGATATCGATTTACTGATCATTTCGCCCACAACAGAGAAGTTTTACCAGAGAATGGCTTCGGTTCTGCAAATTGTCAGGGAATTGAGCATCGGCATGCCTTTAGCTCCAATTGTGTTAACACCGGAAGAATTAGCGAACAGATTGGAGAGAGGAGATCAGTTTGTTCAGGAAATTATCGCTACAGGAATTGACCTATGA